In Streptomyces pluripotens, the genomic window GTCTGTCCTACGACCCGCCCTGCGGCAGATGATCTCCCAACCTGACTTATTCTTCACCAACTTGGCCCCACACGGCCTCCATCCTTGTTACCCTTGGCCATGGCCCGATCGCAGGTGCATCCCCCGTCGCCTGCGGTCGGGTCTTTTCCGTGCGCCGAGGAACCCGCCCAACCGACCTGGTTTCGCCGCGAATCCAGATGAGAACCCGCGTCCGGAGAGGACCCGCGACCGCACACGTCGCCCCCCGATCAGCCTTCTACCCAAAACGCCCCTCCACCGGGGTCCAGCAGCGCAGTCACTGCGATCCACCGCTGCCGCTGCCCGTCGTCAATCGAGTAGGAGGGACGGGTCGCCCGTCCCTCCTCTCACACCACCGGACATGCGGGTCACGCATCCGGCGGTTCACCGAGCTGATCTCAACCGTTGCGAGATCGTCTTGAAGGTCAACAGGCCAAGGTCGTCCCAGTAGGAGTTGGGCAATGCCCGCTGGAGAACGGCCGAGCCCGCGATCCGCCAGTAGCCCTTGCTGCTGTTCCCCCACTGGTGGGAGAGGGACTCGGTGATCCCGAGTCTGCGCAGGTTCGCCCGGCGTGCGCGGGGGATCTTCCATTCCTTCCAGCGGATCTGCCGCATCCTGCGGCGGAACCACTCTTCTAGGTCCCGGAACGGACTGGAGGCGTCCGAGAGCTGGAAGTAGCCCATCCATCCGGTCATGAAGCGGTTGATCTTCGCGATACGTTCGTCCATCGCGATGCTCCACCGCCGCGAGGTCAGCTCCCGCATCTTCGTCTTCCAGCGCGCGAGCGCCTTCGGATCGACCCGGATTCTGACCCCGCTCCGGGTGAAGTAGAAGCGAAGCCCAGCAGCACCGCCGAGCGGGCGTGGACCACCTTCGACTTCTCCCGGTTGACCTTCAGCTTCAACCGCTGCTCCACCACGGCCGTGACCGAGGCAAGCACCCTTCTGGCAGCCCGCTCCCAAGCAATCGCCCATGCTGGGCGCACACGCCGAAGACCCCCGGCCCTGTGGACCGGGGGTCTTTTCGCATGTGGGGCTAACAGGATTTGAACCTGTGGCCTCATCCTTATCAGGTCGATCACGGGGGGCCATCGACGTCGGTCAACCGGCTGGAACCCTCGGCTGATCGGTCGCCGACGTTCGGCACCGATCGCGGTTGTCCGTGCCTGTTGGTGTCAGCCGCTGGTGTCAGACATCAACGAGCTTCTTGACGTATTGCCTGACAGAGACTACGGCCACCGCCGCCGTGTCATTCGGCTTCGTCGGAGACGGCCCCAGGATCAGTCTCCGCGCGCCGACGTCGCATTCGCTGGGCCGCTGCGCCAACCAGACTGATGAAGGCTCCACTGAGGATGTTGATAGAGAGATCGCGAACGAGTGACCACACGTGGGCGTAGATGCGCCATGGGGCCGGCCGCGCATCGCACTCCTCACATGCACAGTCCAAACGAAGATTGGCAGAACGCTGGCTCAGCCCCGGCCCGAAGCAGACGCCAGCGAGAAAGGCGACGTTGCGCCTAGCTCGCTGGATTCCGGGGTCCGGCGCTGTGCAAGGTGATGGTGAAGCGAGACGCCTAGTGATTGGCTTCTGGTTCGCTCGCGATGGGCGGCTGAGTCGATCACCTGGCGATGCCGTTGCGCTGCGGTGCGCACCTTCGTGATCACAGACCAACGGGAAAACGGGACACGCACGCCGCACTGCGGGACCGTGACCAGGTTCGCGCACTCCAAAGTGGTGAACAGCAAGTCACACGCGGAACACCTGCGGCGACGCCTGATCGTCGATCCGTGATTACTCACTTCGGCAACGACGACACGCGTTGGAGCGGCACAAGAGGGGCAGCGCATGAGCGACACCCCTTCCCTAGACGTTGACGGAGGCGGGGTACGCGTGATCCCCGCCTCCTGTGGGCCTGGCGGGACTCGAACCCGCGACCTGCCCTTCGCGAAAGGGCTGCTCTATCCACTGAGCTACAAGCATTCAAGTTGTAGCCCACGAAGGGGATTTGAGGCAAATCGGGAATCTAAACGATCACGACACAGACTCCCGCAACCCACCACCTTCCCCAGCTCCCATCCCGTCCGCCGTCGACCCACACACCGTGGAGCGGGCGTGGTTCATGGCGTCCAGGTGGAGCGCGCCACTGTACGAACGACCTGGACGCCATGGGCCGCGTCTGCTCGGCTCTGCCTGGGTCGACGGTGGACGGGATGGGAGCACCCCGCGCACGCCACTACGGACCCGCGTCCGGGAACGGCGCCCCCTCCATCCCGGTGCCGGCCGATCCCCCGCCGGAGGCATCGTCTTGACCGTGCCGCGCTATGCGGTGATCGACTCATGGCTTCCGGCCCTATCCACATGTGGGCGCGCGTCGGCGGCGGCAGCGCCGAGCGGGCCGAAGGCAGGAGCGCGGGCGCAGCCAGAGCCGGGAAGCGCGCCCGGCGGAGCGGAGCGCAGCCGGGGCTTGATGAGGTAGAGAAACCTGTAACAGCTCATGGCCTGTCCGGGCCTGGGCAGAGATGCCGTCTCCGTGGTGATCTGGCAGTTCAGTCACACGCGAGGGGGCAGGTGTGCAGTCGTTGGCAGATGACTTGGCGCGGAATCGGCCGGGCGACGCGGTGCGCCGCAAGATCCGCGAGTTACAGCCGAACCCTCTGCTGAGACTGATCGACCGGTGGCGACCCGATACGGACATCTACAACTGGGCTGTCGGCCTCCGTGGTGAACTGCTCACCGCCCGGCGACTGAGCAGGCTCCGTGGCCATGGATGGTTCACCCTTCACGCTGTCCAGTGGGTGACCGGCACGGACATCGATCACCTCACCATCGGACCAGCCGGCGTCTTCTCCATCAACTCCAAGCGGCACCGGGGAAAGACGGTCTGGTACGGAGACAGGGCTATCACTGTGAACGGCACTCCTACCCGCCACATCGCGGCCAGCCAGTCCGAAGCGCGTCGGGTGTCCCGCACCCTGTCCGAACACTGCGGATTCGATGTGCCAGTCCGCCCCGTGATCTCTGTCGTGCACGCAGGGAAGCTCACCGTCAAGAGCGCCAATCCGCCGGTGCTCGTCCTCGCTGTCGATCAACTCGACCGAGTTCTGTCCGGGCTGACGCCGACGCTGTCAGCCGACCAGGTGTCCCACATCTACGGAGTCGCACGACGGGCTCAAATCTGGTCTGGCTGATCAGGCGTCGAAGTCGTACTCAAGGACGTAAGAGGCTGCGTCAAGCGTCATTTCGTTGATCTCCACGGGGCGCCCCTCGTCTGCGAACGCGGTTCGGCAGATGAGTATGACCGGCGTACCTGCGGAGATTCTCAACTGCGCTGCCTCGTCCTTCGTGGGCATCCGTGAGCGGATCTCTTCGCGGAAGTGCACTGGCTTGTAGCCGAGTTCAGCAAGGCGGGCGTACGTTCCGCCGGGCCCCGTGTCCTCCTGAGTGATCGCCGACCCTGCGACCACCGCCGTGGGGAGATAGCTCGTCGCGAGGAGAACGGGCTTCCCGTCCAAGACAAACCGCCGGCGTCGGACGCAGACGGTGTCCCCTTCGCTCAGGTCCAACACCTGCCCGATCTGCTCCGGTGCGGCTTCCTCCGACACCGTCACCTGATCCACCACAAGGGTGCGGTTCTCGATGTCGGCAGACCAGATGGACCGGCCACTGCCCCACTGCTCCTGCGCAAGCCGCTGGATGCCTCGGCGCCTCAACGGACGGAAGGATCGGACGAAGACGCCGGCGCCCTTGCGGGATTCGGCAACGCCCTCGTCCTTGAGCACGCTCAACGCCTGACGCGCTGTCATGCGGGCCACGCCATGCGCGGCCATCAGATCGTTCTCCCCCGGAAGCCGATCACCAGGACCGTACTCGCCCGACTGGATCGCTTCTCGTAGAGAGTCCGCAATCCGCTGGTACTTCGGCCGACGGTCGTCGTCGGTGGTGGCCATTCGGGAGCCCTCCTCTCTTCTCTAGACAGCCTAGGCCATGGGTAGGTCGCTCGCTCTGTGCGTGTATCCGCAATCCTTCGACGACAACATCTCTAGACATCTCTCTTGACTACGTCTCTAGAGATGTGCTCCCATGGGGATGTCTAGAGAGGTCGCGCAAGGTGGCCTCACAGAACGAGGGATGTGCTGATGCCGTCTTTCAAGATCGACACGTCGACCGCTGTGGTGTTCGTCGCGACCGCGCCGGAACCGAAGATGGTCAACAAGAAGACCGGTGAGCGGGCCGTGGACCGGGAGACCAACGCGAGCCTCTCGACCGTGGGTCTGCTGGTCTCGGACGAGGGGGAGGGGAACCTCTACCAGGTGACCGTGCCGGAGACCGGTCTCCCCGAGGGTCTGGCGCCGGGTATGCCGGTGAAGGTCATCGGCCTGAAGGCGCGTGACTGGGAGAACGAGTTCAACGGCCAGAAGCGGCACGGGATCTCGTTCCGCGCGGTCGCGATCACCCCGGCGGCCTGACGATGACCGACCTGACGATGTGGCTGGAGGCCACGGGAGCCCTGGCCGGTGCCGGCGGTCTCGGCTACGCGAAGGTCCGCGCGCCGCGTGTGTACTGGCCGCTGGTCGGGATGCCGGTCACGTGGGGTCGCTTCACCCTCTCGTACCGGTCGACCATGGACGTGTGCGGCTTGACGGTGCAGCCGTCGGGTCTGCGGGCGTTCATGACTCGCAGCGTCGCCCGTCGTGAGGTTCAGCCGGTCCCGCCGAAGATCCGCCGGGTACGCGGTACGTCGACCGGGCTGCGGGTGACCCTGCGGCTTCCCGCCGGCCTGGAGCCCGCCGACGTGATCGCCTCCTCGGAACGACTCCGGCACGCCTGGGGCGTCCACTCCGTGACCGTGGCCGAGACGAAGCCCGGCTTCGTGGAACTGCGGATGACCGGCTATGACGTGCTGCGCCGGGTGCGGATGCCCCGCAAGGCTCGCCCGCACGGCATGGCCGTTCCGGTCGCGGTGCGTGAGGACGGGACCGCGTTCGAGCGGGACTACCGCAAGGCACCGATGGCGCTCACCCTGGGCGCCAACCACTCCGGCAAGTCCATGTATCAGCGCAACCTGATCAAGGGGCTCGCGCAACTGCCGGTGGCCCTGGTCGGCGTCGACTGCAAGCGCGGGGTGGAACAGTCCGCCTTCGCGCACCGCCTGTCGGCGCTGGTCACCAACCCCGACGATGCCGCCTCACTGCTCGGCGTGCTGGTCGCGGAGATGGAAGACCGCTTCGACCTGCTGAGCCGTCACGGCGTCTCGGACCTGTGGGAACTCCCCGCAGAGCTGCAGCCGGTGCCGGTGGTCGTCCTGGTCGATGAGGTGGCGGAACTGTTCCTGATCTCCTCCAAGAAGGATGAGGAGCGCCGGGAGCGGATCGTCACCGCGCTGATCCGGCTCGCGCAGATGGCCCGCGCGATCGGCATCTATCTGGAGATCTGCGGGCAGCGCTTCGGCTCCGACCTGGGCAAGGGCGCCACCATGCTCCGCGCTCAGCTCACCGGCCGTGTGGTGCACCGCGTCAACGACAAGCAGACCGCCGAAATGGGCCTGGCCGATGTGGCCCCGGATGCGGTCCCGGCGGCGAGCCTGATCCCGATGAACCGTCCCGGAACCGCTGTCGCGGCGGACTCCTCGGGCGGCTGGTCGAAGATCCGCACCCCGAACACATCCCGCGATGAAGTCGTTGCGGTCTGCCGGGAGTTCGCCCACCTGGTCCCGGATCTGCCGTTCCTCGACCCGTTCCGCCCCTACGTTCCCGCCCCTGTGCCGGCGGCTGGTCCGTCGCTGCTCAAGCCCCGACCCGTCACCGAGTAACACCCGCTCCACCCCGGTCGGCGCGACCGCATCGCGCCAGGTCCCTACCCGAGCCATGCCCGAACGCAGGGAGGTACGCACGATGTCCGCCTCTATGTCCTTCCACGGGGAGCCCTCCACCTGGGTCCACGTTCACGACTACGGCACCGTCCACCCGCCCATCCTGGCCCTCGACGGAGACGGCTACCACCTGACCATCTCGGTCTTCGAGAGCCGCTCACCCGCCGACCACAAGGCGTTCGCCGAGAGCCTCGCAAAGACGGTGACCGGCTACCTCGCGGCCGTGGACCGCTGGGCCGCCGCGCAGATGGCCGACACCGCGACCACGCAGGACGCGTGATCGCCGTGGCCGCACGGAAGATCCCCGACCCGTTGACCGCCGACCCGGAGCCCGCGAAGTGCCCGACGTGCCACGGCTCCGGGGAGGTCTCCCGCACCGTCCGCGTCGGCCGCAAGCGCCGCACCGTCGGCCAACAGACCGGCTTGTGCCTGGCCTGCCTCGGGTCCGGCGAAGCCCCCACCGACTGAAACCCCGCCGGGGCTGGGCGGCCGGACACCGTTCCCCGCCCGCCCCTGGCCCGACTCCCTGAAGGGAGGTGCCCCGCATGTCCCGCTCTATCCGCCCGGATGCCGTACTCGTACAGGCCGTCATCGCCGGCGCGCTGTCCTTCGCCCATCTGCACGACTTGGCCGAAGCGGCCGGACAATCCGGCTGGAAGGCATGGGCCTACCCGGTCTCGGTCGACCTGCTGTTGGTCGCCGCCTGGCGACGGCTGCGCACGGCCCGCCGCGACCGGTCCGCCTGGACCTGGTTCGTGATCGCCCTGTTCGCCTCGCTCGGCGCGAACATCGCCACCGCCGGACTCCTCGACCTGGCCCACGTGCCTGCCTGGCTGTGCATCCTCGTCGCGGGCTGGCCCGCGCTGGCCTTCCTCGGCGGAACCCTCCTGGTCCACTCGCCCGACGCATCGGCCGTTCCTGCACAGCCTGTGGACGAACCGGCGGCGCCGGAAGTCGAGATGCACCGCACCGACGAACCCGCCGCCGACCCGGCCCCCGCCGCGACCGTGCCGGAGTTGACCCCCGCACCGCCCAAGCCCGCGCCCGGCGCCCCCGCTGTTCCGGTCGCGCTGCTCGACCACGCCCGGAAGATCGCCGATGCCCACCGGGCCTTCACCGGGTCCCCTATGCCCGCCGACGCCCTGTCCGCCCGGCTCCAACTGCCCGCCCCGATGGCCGGCGCCATCGCCGCTGAACTCCAACTCACCTGACCAGGAAGGAGATACCGCCCGTGACCGCCTACCGCCGCTTCCGCAACGTGATCCGCATCGGCCCCGTGCAGGTCGCCACGTCCTACGACGGCCGTGGCCGCGACAAGCACACCGCCGCCTGCACCGCGCCCGGCTGCGGCTTCGCCGCCGACTACGACACCCGCGCCGGCGCCGAACTCGCCGCCCGCACCCACCGCTGCAAGGCCTGACAGGAGACCACGCCATGGACGTACCGCTCTGGCTCGCCCTGCTCGTCGTCGGATGGCTCGGCGTCAAGCTCGCCCGCCCGCCGTGGTGGCTGGTCGCCGTGCTCCTGGTCGGCGGCTACCTCGTCGCCGGAAGCTTCCTCGCCCCCGCCCTCGGCACCGTCCTCAAGTAGAAGGGAACCGCCTCGTGTTCACGCCGAAGTACCCGCCCCAGGACACCGCACCGCCCGCCACGGCCACCGCCCCGACCGCCTACACCCCGGCGCCCGTCCAGTCGTCGGCCCCCGCGCCGGTCCCGGTCGCCCCGGCCTCGAACCGGCCCACCGTCCAGCTCACCCCCGGCAGCGCGCTCGCCCTCGCCGCTGGCGGCGGCGCCGTGGTCCTCGTCGTCGGCGCGGTCCTGGTCTCGCTGCTGCTCGCGGTCGCCATCACCGGCGTCTCCGTCGCCGTGGTCGCAGTCGTCCTGCGCCTGCTCATCAAGGACCTGCACAAGCACTGAACGGCCCCGGGGCGGCTCTCTCGCCAAAGATCCGCCGCCCCGGCGCCTGCACCCCTTCCAGACCCAACGGACCCGAAAAGGGAGCCCCATCATGCCCCAGCACGCCCAGAACACCCGCGTCTGCCGCGACTGCGACGGCTTCCCCACCGTCGCCATCACCACCGGCACCCGCCACGCCGACGGCACCCGCGCCACCCTCCGCGTCACCTGCCCGACCTGCAAGGGCACCGGCCACACCGCCCCCGCCTCCGTGCTCGCCCGCGCCGGGAGGTGACCGCCGTGGCCCTCCTGAACTGGCGCTCCGCCGACCACTACGACCCCACCGGCGACAAGCCGTGCGTGATCTGCACCAAGCCCACCCCGCTCCGCTCCGACCGGGGCAAGCCCGTCCACAAGGTCTGCGCAGAGGACTGGATCGACCGCCACACGCCCGAGGAGGACAACGCGTGACCACCGCCACCACGGCGGGCCTGGACCCGGCCACCCTCGCTGACGTGCTGAGGCTGGCTGGGTCCGGCGACTTCGACCGCATCCAAGACCAGATCCGCCGCACCGGCGGCTGCTCCGACCCGATCCACCTGCAAGGCTCCACCGTCACCCGCGACGCGGCCACCGGCTACGTGCTGCACTCCTACTCGACCGACACCGAACCCGGCGGCCGACTCCGTATCGCCTGTGGCAACCGCCGTGCCTCGCGCTGCCCGTCCTGCGCCTGGACCTACGCCGGCGACACCTACCACCTGATCCGCGCCGGACTCGTCGGCGACCCCGACAAAGGCACCCCGCACACCATCCGGGATCACCCCCGCGTCTTCGCCACGCTCACCGCGCCCTCATTCGGCCGCGTCCACAACCGCCCCGGCAACCGCCCGTGCGCCTGCGGCACCCGCCACGGAGAGGACGCGCCCGAACTCGGCACCCCCCTCGCCCCGGACACGTACGACTACGCGGGCGCCGTGCTGTGGAACAACCACGCCTCCGACCTGTGGCGCTACTTCACGATCTACCTCCGCCGCGAGATCGCCCGCCGCGCCGGCCTCACCCAGAAAGCCGCCCGCGAACAGTCCCGCGTCGCCTTCGGCAAGGTCGCCGAGTACCAAAAGCGCGGAGCCGTCCACTTCCATGCCGTGATCCGCTTCGACGGCCCCGACGGGCCCGACAGCCCGCCGCCGGCCTGGGCAACCCTCGACCTGCTCACCGACTCGATCCGCGCCGCCGCTGTCCGCGTCGCTGTCGACGTACCGCCCGCGGGAGACCACCCCGCCCGCACACTCCGCTGGGGCACCCAGCTCGACGTACAGCCGATCGGCGCCTTCGGCCATGGCGAAGAGATCACCGAACAGGCCGTGGCCTCCTACGTCGCCAAGTACGCCACCAAGGCCGCCGAGACCACCGGCACCGTAGACCGCCGCATCGGCAACAAAGAGGCCCTCGCCCTGCTCGGCGTACCCGACCACCCCGCCCGGCTCATCGCCGCGTGCCTCGACCTGCACCCGCTCTACCCGGACCGGAAGCTTCGGGACTGGGCTCACATGCTCGGCTTCCGGGGCCACTTCTCGACCAAGTCCCGCCGCTACTCCACCACCCTCGGCGCCCTGCGCCAGGTCCGCGCCGACTACCGCGCCGTACAGCAACGCGAAGCCCTCGGCCTGCCCGACCCCGACGACGAGACGGAGGCAACGACGCTCACCCTCGCCCACTGGACCTACGCAGGCCACGGCCACACCCCCGGCGAATCCTGGCTCGCCGCCAACATCCGCCGGGATATCCAGCACAACCGCGAAACCGCCCGCGAGGAACTTCCCGCCCTGCTCGACCTGGAAGGAGCTGCCGCATGACCACCGCCGCCCCCGAGTTGCTGACCGTGCCGGAGGTCATG contains:
- a CDS encoding mobile element transfer protein, producing the protein MTAYRRFRNVIRIGPVQVATSYDGRGRDKHTAACTAPGCGFAADYDTRAGAELAARTHRCKA
- a CDS encoding nuclease-related domain-containing protein; protein product: MADDLARNRPGDAVRRKIRELQPNPLLRLIDRWRPDTDIYNWAVGLRGELLTARRLSRLRGHGWFTLHAVQWVTGTDIDHLTIGPAGVFSINSKRHRGKTVWYGDRAITVNGTPTRHIAASQSEARRVSRTLSEHCGFDVPVRPVISVVHAGKLTVKSANPPVLVLAVDQLDRVLSGLTPTLSADQVSHIYGVARRAQIWSG
- a CDS encoding GntR family transcriptional regulator, whose amino-acid sequence is MATTDDDRRPKYQRIADSLREAIQSGEYGPGDRLPGENDLMAAHGVARMTARQALSVLKDEGVAESRKGAGVFVRSFRPLRRRGIQRLAQEQWGSGRSIWSADIENRTLVVDQVTVSEEAAPEQIGQVLDLSEGDTVCVRRRRFVLDGKPVLLATSYLPTAVVAGSAITQEDTGPGGTYARLAELGYKPVHFREEIRSRMPTKDEAAQLRISAGTPVILICRTAFADEGRPVEINEMTLDAASYVLEYDFDA
- the repSA gene encoding replication initiator protein RepSA, with the protein product MTTATTAGLDPATLADVLRLAGSGDFDRIQDQIRRTGGCSDPIHLQGSTVTRDAATGYVLHSYSTDTEPGGRLRIACGNRRASRCPSCAWTYAGDTYHLIRAGLVGDPDKGTPHTIRDHPRVFATLTAPSFGRVHNRPGNRPCACGTRHGEDAPELGTPLAPDTYDYAGAVLWNNHASDLWRYFTIYLRREIARRAGLTQKAAREQSRVAFGKVAEYQKRGAVHFHAVIRFDGPDGPDSPPPAWATLDLLTDSIRAAAVRVAVDVPPAGDHPARTLRWGTQLDVQPIGAFGHGEEITEQAVASYVAKYATKAAETTGTVDRRIGNKEALALLGVPDHPARLIAACLDLHPLYPDRKLRDWAHMLGFRGHFSTKSRRYSTTLGALRQVRADYRAVQQREALGLPDPDDETEATTLTLAHWTYAGHGHTPGESWLAANIRRDIQHNRETAREELPALLDLEGAAA
- a CDS encoding FtsK/SpoIIIE domain-containing protein, encoding MTDLTMWLEATGALAGAGGLGYAKVRAPRVYWPLVGMPVTWGRFTLSYRSTMDVCGLTVQPSGLRAFMTRSVARREVQPVPPKIRRVRGTSTGLRVTLRLPAGLEPADVIASSERLRHAWGVHSVTVAETKPGFVELRMTGYDVLRRVRMPRKARPHGMAVPVAVREDGTAFERDYRKAPMALTLGANHSGKSMYQRNLIKGLAQLPVALVGVDCKRGVEQSAFAHRLSALVTNPDDAASLLGVLVAEMEDRFDLLSRHGVSDLWELPAELQPVPVVVLVDEVAELFLISSKKDEERRERIVTALIRLAQMARAIGIYLEICGQRFGSDLGKGATMLRAQLTGRVVHRVNDKQTAEMGLADVAPDAVPAASLIPMNRPGTAVAADSSGGWSKIRTPNTSRDEVVAVCREFAHLVPDLPFLDPFRPYVPAPVPAAGPSLLKPRPVTE
- a CDS encoding group II intron maturase-specific domain-containing protein, which gives rise to MAPRDRPDKDEATGSNPVSPTCEKTPGPQGRGSSACAPSMGDCLGAGCQKGACLGHGRGGAAVEAEGQPGEVEGGPRPLGGAAGLRFYFTRSGVRIRVDPKALARWKTKMRELTSRRWSIAMDERIAKINRFMTGWMGYFQLSDASSPFRDLEEWFRRRMRQIRWKEWKIPRARRANLRRLGITESLSHQWGNSSKGYWRIAGSAVLQRALPNSYWDDLGLLTFKTISQRLRSAR
- a CDS encoding DUF2637 domain-containing protein codes for the protein MSRSIRPDAVLVQAVIAGALSFAHLHDLAEAAGQSGWKAWAYPVSVDLLLVAAWRRLRTARRDRSAWTWFVIALFASLGANIATAGLLDLAHVPAWLCILVAGWPALAFLGGTLLVHSPDASAVPAQPVDEPAAPEVEMHRTDEPAADPAPAATVPELTPAPPKPAPGAPAVPVALLDHARKIADAHRAFTGSPMPADALSARLQLPAPMAGAIAAELQLT